CTCCTCCGCCGCGGTGTACGGCATGCCCGATGTGGAACTGGTGACGGAGGAGACGCCGTGCGTGCCGATGTCTCCGTACGGCGAGACAAAGCTGGCGGGAGAGTGGCTGGTCCGCGCGACGGGTAAGGCGACGGGCCTCGCCACGGCCTCCCTCCGCTACTTCAACGTGGCGGGCGCGGCCGCACCCGAGCTGGCGGACACCGGCGTCTTCAACATCGTCCCCATGGTCTTCGAGCGCCTCACGGAGAACGCACCCCCGCGCATCTTCGGCGACGACTACCCCACCCCGGACGGCACCTGCATCCGCGACTACATCCACGTGATGGACCTGGCCGAGGCCCATGTCGCCACAGCCCGCGCCCTCCAGTCCTCCCCCGGCCGCCACCTCACCCTCAACATCGGCCGCGGCGAAGGCGTCTCGGTACGGGAGATGATCGACCTCATCAACGGGGTCACCGGCTACGACCGTCCCCCCACCGTCACCCCCCGCCGCCCCGGCGACCCCGCCCGCGTCGTCGCCTCCGCCGACCGCATCGCCGCCGAGCTGGGCTGGAAGGCCAAGCACGACGTCCACGACATGGTGACGTCGGCGTGGGAGGGGTGGGTGCGACTGCATCCGGGAGCGGCGCGGGGTTGAGCCTCTACTGCGCCGACGTCCCCGAGCCGCCACGGGCGCCCACTCGGCGGCGGCTCGAACGTCAACCGAGCCAGGTCACACGCTGGATGTACACACGCTTGCGGTAGTCGATGATCTGGTACCAGACCATTAGCGGCCCGGTGGCGATCACTCGCAGACCCTGCGGGTTCGTCACACTTGCTCCATCGCCCGGGTCCTGCCCCAGTGAGGCGAGTACGACGAGTTCCCGTGCGACCTCTTCGGCGGCTGCGCGCCCCTCGGGAGGAAGATCTCCGACCACCCAGTCGGGTTCTGGCCGTACTCCCAGACCCACTCCGGGTCCAGCGGCTCGTGGTCGTTCAATCCACGATCTCCTGCTCGGCCTCGCGCAGAATCCCGTTGATCTGCGCCATCGCCGCACGGAACGCGGCCTCGCCTGCCGTAGCGTCCTGGGAGATCCGCTCGGCCTCATGAAGACGTGCCGCTCGCACAGGATCCCGCTCGATCGCCACGAAGACTCCCCAGCGCTTCAGAAACAGCTGGAGCGGAGCCGTGCTCCCCGTCTGGCTCGCCTGCTCGAACGCCCGCCCAGCCTCCAGGTCGAACTGCGGGAGGTTCACGAGGCTCAATCGCTTCACGGCCTCGCGCAATGCAACCCTCGTCAACGGGGGCATCGGGATGATCGGCCCATCGTGATGCACCGGCTGTGCGCTCATCCCTCGTACCCCTCTCTCCCGCCCATCGGACTCACCTGCCAGAGTAGCCGCGCGGGAGCTCAGCCGAGCGGTCACCGTTCGCACCCGGACCGGCCCTGCGCCCCGAGTTCGAACCAGACGCTCTTCCCGCCCTCGCCCCGGCGCCCGGTACGCCACCCACCGCGGTCAGCTCCCCAACGCCCCTCGGTCAGCGAGTCGACGATCCACAGCCCACGTCCGCCTTCAGGGTCGTACCCCTCCCTCATGACGGGCAGGGTCGCGTCAGTGTCGAAGACCGTTGCGCGCACGCCGACCCGGGTTGGTGACGAGGAGGAGTCCGGCGCCGGTACCGGCCGCGTGCACGCACGAATTGGTGACCAACTCCGAGACGCAAAGTGCCGCGTCGTCCACGATCGCGCCGAGTCGCTGCGCATGCAGTACAGAGGTGACGAAGTCACGGGCGATGTGGGGGGAGGTGGCATGGGGTGGGATGCGGAGGCTGTATTCGGGCATGGGGGATCAGCTCCAAGTCGCCGGAGACGCAGGTGAGTTGAGGCAGACGCAAGCTATGCGCAACGGAGGGTGCCGTCTGCATCACCGACAGTAGGGCGTAAGGTGGTGACGGCACAACCTGATGCCAGAAACTGGCAGTACGGCACGGCATACTCATCAGCAAGCAACCAGGAAGTGAGCGCGGATGCCGCCGAGGAGTGATCCCACCCTCCGACAAGAGCGGTTGGGGACCGAACTGCGCAAGATGCGTGAGCGAGCGGGCATCACGGCCCGTGCCGCCGCCGCAGTGCTCGGCTCAAACCCCATACAGCAGAGTGCCGTTGAGGCAGGCCGCAGCGGAATCAGCGCGGACCGCATCCGGCGCCTCGCCGCTCACTGCGCCTGCGACGACGCGGCGTACGTCGATGCGCTGGTCGCCATGGCAACCGAGCGAGGCAAGGGCTGGTGGGAGGAGTACCGGGGGATCATCCCTCCCTCAGGTCTCGACCTGGCGGAGCTGGAGCATCACGCAGTGCGCATCCAGACCTTCCAAATGGCCCACATCCCGGGCCTGTTGCAGACCGAGGACCACATGCGGGCAGCGTTCCGCCACGGGCTGCCGAACTGGACACGCCAGGACCAGGATGCCTTCATGGCGTTCCGGTCGCGTCGGCAGCAGATCATCTCTGAAGAGTGCTCCACGCCGTACGAAGCGGTGATCCACGAAGCAGCGCTCCGTGTCCGCGTGGGCGGCCGCAAGGCAGCTAGGGCCCAGTTGGAACGCATCCTCGTCCTCTCGGAACTGAGCCACGTGACCGTGCGCGTGGTGCCATTTGACAGCGAAGACTTCGCCGGTGCCGGGTACTCGATGCTGTACGTCCACGGCGCCGTGCCGCAACTCGACACCGTGCACATGGATACAGGCCACGGAGGTGACTTCCTCGACGCCGAGTCACGACTGGGGGAGTACCGGCAACGCTACGAACGCGTCTCGACGACAGCCCTCCCGCCGACCGCCTCCCGGGATCTCATCACCCACATCGCCCACGATCCGTGAAAGGCACCAACGTGTTCGAGCCCCTCGCCTGGCAAAAGTCGTCTTTCTCCGGTGGAGGCAGCGGCGGCGACGACTGCGTCGAACTCGCCGACTCCCCCACAGCGATACACCTCCGTGAAAGCGAGGCCCCCAGCGACGTCCTCACTACCAACCGCCACGCCCTGCACGCCCTCCTGGCCAGGCTCAAGAACGGCAACGACCTGCCTGGATGAGCGTTCCCTCCCGAACGAACCGCGCCCTCGGCGCAGTCATCGGCCCCGCCGTAGACGACGCCCTCGGCGCACCCTTCGAGTTCGGCCCCGTCGTTATAGCGGCCGAAGTGCCGGAAGCCGGTGGTGACGGTCTTCTCCACGATGTCCCCGTCGCTGGTCTCGATGGCGACGGTCGACTTGCCGGCCACCTCGAAGAAGATGCCCCAGTTGGACGTCCCATCCTTGTCACGCTTGCCGACCGCCTGGGCCACGTATCCTGTGCCCTTCGAGGCGAGTGCCTCCAGGTCTGGCCTGATCACGGCCGTCACGGTGAAGGACCCCGTGTCGTCCACAGCACTGTCCGACGCGGCCGAGTCGTTGATGCCATCCAGCGCGATCGCCTCACCGTCGGTGGCGGCACCACCGGAGATGGTGAGCGTCCGCCCGTGGCCGGAGGCGTCCGTCGACGCCGTAGATCCGGTGGCGGCCGTGGCCGCGTCCCAGCGCTCGGTCAGCTCGGCGTCCTGATCGCCCGTCGTCGGGTTCAGTAAGCGGGCGTCCCGGATGAGTTCGTAGAAGGACAGCGGCCGTTGCCACACCCGCGCCTCGTCCACGGACCCGGCCAGCGGGTAGTGGTACGCCGCTCCATCAGCCCGCGCCCGACTTGAAGGCCCCCAGAGGAGGCCCAGGCGGTGGCGGCGGTCGTCTCGATGTACCACTTGCCGTTCACGATCAACCGCATGGTCTTGGCAGTGGCTAATGGTGTAGTCGGGTATCGGAACTGTCCGAATGGCTCGGACAGCATGGTTCCTCCCTGTCGGGTCTGTACATGGAGGTTGGCGAGCTGGGGCGGAATCTCGGCGCGGCGATGTCCGGGCACACCCATGTGCTCACGGTGTTGCTGCCCTGACTCTTTGGATCAGGCGATGACGAAGTGCATGAGGGTAAGTGCTGCGCGGGCGGCGGTGCGGGGGTTGCTGTTCCGGCAGATCATGCAGGGCCCGTGCACGACGGCGGATGCGTTTCCTCCCGACTTGCCAAGCCGCCGCACCGCTACCGGCTATTCGTCCCCAGAGAGTCGCTTCACGCCGATCGGGGCTGGCGCTGCGTGGGGGTGTCATGTGTGGCCTGTGTGATTCCATCCACACGCGGCCCTTTTCCTGGAACGATGTTGGCGCAGAGCGGAAGCCGATCAGACGGGGGACCCGTGTCGCACACAGACCATCCGCACATGCCAGACGGGATCGTACTGACCGTGTCCGACCCGTCCCAGTTCTCCTCGCTGCGCGACTGGTTGCGCGGTCAGGGGATTGACGTGGTTGTGGTCCCTGGGACACCGGGGCCGGGCGAACTCGGCTCCTTGGACGTGCTGGTCGTGCTGGCTAGCAGCGCTGGGGTGGTGGGTGCAGTCAAGGCTCTGCCGGACTTCATCCGGGCACGGCGCGTCGGTTTCCGGATCGAGACGACCGTCAAAGAAAAGCCGTTCGTTCTTGAGGCGAGCAACGTCGACGAGGAGGTCTTGAAGATCGTGGAGCGGCTGCTCGATGAGTGACGCTAGCCCGCTGCACGACTATTCCCGCTCGCGGGCGGTGCTGATCGGCGTATCGGAGTACGACCACCTGCCGCCGGCGAGGCCGGCCGCTACTAGCCTGAAGCGAATGGCAGGGCTGCTGACCGGCCCGCTGTGCGACTGGCCGAAAGAGCGCGTGCAGGTATGGGAAAAAGACAAGGTTCGACGGTCTGACCGCCTGCCAGATCAGCTGATGGAAGCGTTCGACGGCGTCAAGGACATCGCCTTGTTCTACTTCGTGGGACACGGCCAGCTGTATGACGACGAACTGTGCCTGGCACTGCGGGAATCACCCAGATACGGTCCCCGGTGCAAGACCATTGGGCTGCCGTTCTCCGACGTGCGCGAGGCGCTGCGTGCCTGCGACGCGCAGACGAAGATTGTGATCCTTGACTGCTGTTTCGCCGGCATCGTCCACGAGCACAGCCTCGCGCCCGAATCCGCGAACGTGATCGACTGGACCCACGCAAAGGGTGCCGTCACGCTGGCAGCCAGCGGCAAGTACCGAACCGCCTGGTACGAACCCGGCTCCGGCACGCACAAGCAAACCTACTTCACCAAGTACCTGATCGACGCGGTCGAGCAGGGCATACCCGGCCGTCCCGAGGGCCTGCCGCTAGGAGCCATCTACGATCAGGCGGCCCATGCCCTGGCCATAGACAAACGGCCGGAACCGACCCGATCCATCCGACATGACGCGGACCGCTTCATCCTGGCCCGAAACCGCGCCCATCCTGCCGTATCCGCTGCTCCATTCACAGGCACCAGCCCTGGCACAGCCCAAACACCGGAGCCCGGGCCAGAGCCGACAGCAGGCGCGCCCACGTCAGCGGGGCGCATCAGCCGCCGCACAGCGCTGCGGCTCGGCATGGGCGCCGCCGCCGTCGGTGCCGGCATCCCTGCTGCCCGCGCTCTGTTCGACCACAACACGCCCGACCCGCGGCTCCGGTGGCGATACACCACTGGGGAAGCGGTCATATCGTCGCCGACGGTGGTCGATGGGGTCGTGTACATCGGCAGCGACGACAACAACGTCTACGCCTTGGACGCGGCCACCGGGAGCAAACAATGGGCCTACGCCACCGGCAACAGAGTCGCAGCGGCACCGACGGTGGTCGACGGAGTCGTGTACGCAGGCGGCCTCGACAACAGTGTGTACGCCTTGGACGCGGGTACCGGGAAGAGGAAATGGGCCTATGCCACCGGAGACTGGATCAAAGAGGCGCCGACGGTGGTCGACGGGGTCGTGTACATCGGCGGCTACCGCAAAGTGTTTGCCTTGGACGCGGTCACGGGGAATGAGGAATGGGCTTACGTCTCCAACGACACGAGTTACTCATCGCCGACAGTGGTCGACGGGGTCGTGTATGTAGGCAGCTCCACTGACGTCTACGCCCTGGACGCCGCCACCGGGAAGAAGAAATGGCAGTATGGCACCGTAGAGCTGATCAGGCCGTGGCCGACGGCGGTCGACGGGGTCGTGTATATCGGCAGCGGCAGGTACGACCCCAACATCGGAAGCACCTCGGCTGGCAGCGTGTTCGCATTGGACGCTGCCACCGGGAACAAGAAGTGGGGGTATCAGGCCGACTACGTATTCCAAATGCCGACGGTAGTCGATGGCGTCCTGTACATCGGCAGCTACAACTCCAACGCTGGAAGCAACATGCCGCCCGGCAGCGTGGTCGCCCTGGACGCTGCTACAGGGGACAGGAAGTGGCAGTTTCAAACCGACCGCGTATACGGGTCACCTGCGGTGGGCGACGGGGCCGTGTACATCGGCACTTTCGGCAACAGCGTGTACGCATTGGATGCGGCCACCGGGAACGAGAAATGGGCCTACGCCACTGGCGATAAAGTTCAATCGTCACCCGCGGTGGTCGACGGGGTCGTGTACATCGGCAGCTTCGACAACAGCGTGTACGCCCTGAACGCCACCATCGGGGACAGCTCGGCACAGCCCTCCTAGTTGTGCTGGATTGGTGCTGGGGAACGAATCCGAGAAGTCGTGTTTAACCCTCGAGGGAGGACAATGGACGGCCCTCCGCCCCTGCACCCTCGGCCCGCCCAGGGAAGCGCACCTCCCACCCCGACGGGGCCTACGCCAAGCGCGTGAAGCTCTGCGACTGGGCCCACACCGACGGCTGGGACTGCGCCGAGGCCATGACGGGGATGTTCGTCAGAGCGCCTTCAGCCCCGCCGCCGTAGCCCGAGTCAACGCCTCCAGGTACCCCTTCGGCAGCTTGGGGCTGCGGATCACCACCGAGCGCCAGTACAGCGGCCCGGAGATGAGATCCAAAGCCAAGTCCGGGTCGATGCCATCCCGCACCTCACCCCGCCGCTGCGCCGCCGCCACGATCCCGCTCGCCACCCCGTCCTGCCCCTCCCGCACCGCCTTCTGCATGGCCTCGGCGATCTCGGGGTTGCGGGCGGCCTCGGCCTGGAGGTCCGGGATGATCTGCGAGGCGACGGGGTGCCTCAGCGCCCGGGACGTCACCTCGTACAGCAGGCGCAGGTCGCCCTCCAGGGAGCCGGTGTCCGGGGCGGGCAGGCCCTGGACGGCGATGGCGGAGACCAGGTCGAGCACCAGGTGCAGCTTGGAGCGCCAGCGGCGGTAGACCGCCGTCTTGCCGACGCCCGCGCGGCGCGCGATGCCCTCGATGGACATCCGCGCGTAGCCGACGGCCGCGAGCTCCTCGAAGACGGCCCCCCGGATCGCCTCCGTCACATCCGCCCGGAGTACGGCCGCACCGGCCGGGGGCCTGCGGCGCCGGCGGTCGGCCACCTGGGCCCTTGGCTCGTCGGCGTTCGTCGTCATGCGCACCAGCATAGGACGTCACGACGAAACGGTTGCGTTCCGACGTTAAATCGGAATACTCTCGCGTTGCGACGATACGGTCCCGTCCCGACGTAAGAGAACGTGAAGAAACACGTAAGGAAACGGCAGGGGATCAAGGACCGGACGCGCGCGCCCCGCCCCCCCGAGCGAAAGCAGCGGATGTGAGCCAGGTCCTCGACACACCGCCCCCCACGGCGACCACCCCGGCCGACGACGACCTCGCGGCGCTCGCGGCCCGCCACGGCCTCACGGTCAGCGGCGCCCGCCCGTCCCTGCCCGAGTACATCCGCCAGCTGTGGGGCCGACGGCACTTCATCACGGCCTTCTCGACCGCCCGGCTCACCTCCCAGTACAGCCAGGCGAAGCTGGGCCAGGTCTGGCAGGTGATGACCCCACTGCTGAACGCGGCGGTCTACTTCCTCATCTTCGGCGTGCTGATGGGCACCAAGAAGGGCGTTCCGGACTACATCCCGTTCCTGGTCACGGGCGTGTTCGTGTGGACCTTCACACAGAGCTCGATCCTGTCGGGCACCCGCGCGATCTCCGGCAACCAGGGCCTCGTACGGGCCCTGCACTTCCCGCGCGCCGCGCTGCCGATCTCCATGTGCCTCCAGCAGCTCCAGCAACTGCTGTTCTCGATGGCGGCCCTGGTCGTCATCCTGCTCGTCTTCGGCGTCCCGGTCGCCTTCTCCTGGGTGCTGGCGATCCCGGCGCTGCTGCTGCAGTTCACGTTCAACGCGGGCGTGTCGATGATCATGGCCCGGGTCGGGGCGAAGACGCCGGACATCGCACAGCTCATGCCGTTCGTGCTGCGCACCTGGATGTACACCTCGGGTGTGATGTGGAGCATCGACCACCTGCTCAGCAAGCACCACAACTGGCCGTCCTGGGTGGGCCCGGTCCTCCAGGCCAACCCGGCCGCCGTCTACATCGACCTGATGCGCTTCGCACTCATCGACAGCTTCCACGCGAGCCAGCTGCCCCCGCATGTGTGGGCCATCGCGACGGGCTGGGCCCTGCTCGCCGGAGTCGGCGGCTTCATCTACTTCTGGAAGGCTGAGGAGACGTACGGCCGTGGCTGATCACACCTCTGAGAACGTCCCCACCGTCATCGCCGACGGCGTCGACATCGTCTACCGCGTCAACGGCACCGGAGCCGGCCGCGGCTCCGCCACCGCCGCCCTCAACCGCATGCTGCGCCGCAAGCAGACCGAGAAGGCGGCCGGCGTCCGCACGGTGCACGCCGTGAAGAACGTGTCCTTCGTCGCGTACAAGGGCGAGGCGATCGGCCTCATCGGCACCAACGGCTCCGGCAAGTCGACCCTGCTCAAGGCGGTCGCGGGCCTGCTCCCCGTGGAGAACGGCGCCATCTACACCGACGGCCAGCCCTCCCTCCTCGGCGTCAACGCCGCCCTGATGAACGACCTCACCGGCGAACGCAACGTCCACCTCGGCGGCCTCGCCATGGGCATGTCCCGCGAGCAGATCAAGGAACGCTACGAGGAGATCGTCGACTTCTCCGGCATCAACGACAAGGGCGACTTCATCACCCTCCCCATGCGCACGTACTCCTCCGGCATGGCCGCCCGATTGCGCTTCTCCATCGCCGCCGCCAAGGACCACGACGTCCTCCTCATCGACGAGGCCCTCGCCACCGGCGACGCAAACTTCCGCAAGCGCTCCGAGGCCCGTATCCGCGAACTGCGCAAGAGCGCGGGCACGGTGTTCCTGGTCAGCCACAACAACAAGTCCATCCGCGACACCTGCGACCGCGTGCTGTGGCTGGAGCGCGGCGAACTGCGCATGGACGGGCCGACCGAGGACGTCCTCAAGGAGTACGAGGCGTTCACCGGGGACAAGGCCCCCAAGCCGAAGCCCAAGCCGAAGGCGGCGGCACCGAAGGTTCCGCAGCCTTCCTGAGTCTCCTTTCGCACCGAGTTCGTCTTCTACGACGACCAGGGCGCCCCGAGCCGTAGCAGCTCGGGGCGCCCTGGTCGTCGTATTGCCGCCTACGAATGCGTCCGCAGCAGCGTCCGCATCGTCCGCATCGCCACCGACAGGTTGGCCAGGTCGAACGAGTCCGAGCCCTGGATCTCCTCCAGCGTCGCGCGGGCGCGGCCCAGGATCGCGGCGTTCTTCTGCTCCCAGAGCTTGAAGCGCTGCTCGGGGGTCGCCGTGCCGTTGCCGACGGCGAGGACGTCCGCGGTGACGGCCGAGTGGGCCGCGTACAGGTCCTCGCGGATGGCGGCGCGGGCCATGGACTGCCAGCGGTCGGCGCGGGGCAACTCGATGATGCGGTCCATGAGCTGGGTGATGCCGAGCCGGTCGGCGAGGTCGTAGTAGACCTCGGCGACATCCAGCGGCTCCCTGCCCATGCGGTCGGCCACCAAGACGATGTCCAGCGTCGGGAAGGCGGAGGAGAACCCGGCCACGCGGGTGGCGAGTTCGTCCGGGACGCCGACGCCTGTCAGCTCGTCGTGGATCTGCTGATACCAGTCGAGGTCGGCGCCGCGCAGCAGCTTGGGCAGCTGCGACCAGACCTGCTCGACCCGCTCGCCGAAGAAGTCGACGGTCTCGGCGAGCTCCAGCGGCTGCGGCCGGTTGTTGAGCAGCCAGCGCGTGCCGCGCTCGCACAGCCGGCGTGAGTGCAGTCGGATACGGGTCTGGACGGCCGCCTCGACCTTGTTGTCGAGCAACTCCACGCCGTCCCACACCGCGGCCGCGTGGAAGATCGTCCGGGCGGCGGTCTGCGCCCGCACGATCTCCTCCAGCGAGGCCCCGGTCTCCTCGCGCAGCCGGTGCAGGAAGCTCGTACCGCCCGTGTTGACCGTGTCGTTGACCAGGACGGTCGTCACGATCTCGCGGTGCAGCGGGTGGCTGCCGATGTGCTCGGGGAACTTCTCGCGCAGCGCGGTCGGGAAGTACGTGTAGAGCAGGCCACGCAGATACGGGTCGTCGGGCAGCGAGGTGTGCAGCAGCTCCTCGGCGACCGTGATCTTCGTGTACGCCAGCAGGACCGCCGTCTCCGGACTGGTCAAACCCTGTCCGGCGCCGAGGCGTTCGCGGATCTGACGGTCGGTGGGCAGGAACTCCAGGGCCCGGTCGAGGTGGCCCTCACGGACCAGGTGACGCATGAAGCGCTGCTGGGCGTGGAGCATGTCCTTGGACTGGGCCAGCGCGTTGGCGATCGCGGTGTTCTGCGCGTAGTTGTTGCGCAGGACCAGCCGGCCGACCTCGTCGGTCATCTCGGCGAGCAGCTTGTTGCGCTGCTTGACGGTCATGTCGCCGTCCGTGACCAGGCTGTTGAGCAGGATCTTGATGTTCACCTCGTGGTCGGAGGTGTCCACGCCCGCGCTGTTGTCGATCGCGTCCGTGTTGATCTTGCCGCCGTGCCGGGCGAACTCGATCCGGCCGAGCTGGGTCAGGCCGAGGTTGCCGCCCTCACCGACGACCTTGACGCGCAGGTCGGCACCGTCGACACGGATCGAGTCGTTGGCCTTGTCACCGACGTCCGCGTGGGACTCGGTGGACGCCTTGACGTACGTACCGATGCCGCCGTTCCACAGCAGGTCGACCGGCGATTGGAGGATCGCCTTCATCAGGTCGGCCGGGGTCATCTTGGAGACCCTGCCCTCGATGCCGAGGGCCTCCCGGATGTGGCCGTTGATCGGGATCGACTTGGCGCTACGGGGGAACACGCCGCCGCCCGCCGACAGCAGCTCGGTGTTGTAGTCGGCCCAGCTGGAGCGCGGCAGCTCGAAGACCCGGCGGCGCTCGGCGTAGCCGGTGGCCGCGTCCGGGTTCGGGTCGATGAAGATGTGCCGGTGGTCGAAGGCGGCGACCAGCCGGATGTGCTCGCTGAGCAGCATGCCGTTGCCGAACACGTCACCGGACATGTCGCCGATGCCGACGACCGTGAAGTCCTCGGACTGGGTGTCCACGCCCAGCTCCCGGAAGTGCCGCTTCACGGACTCCCAGGCGCCGCGCGCGGTGATGCCCATGCCCTTGTGGTCGTACCCTGCGGAGCCGCCGGAGGCGAAGGCGTCGCCGAGCCAGAAGTTGTAGCTGCCGGCCACCTCGTTGGCGATGTCGGAGAACGTCGCCGTGCCCTTGTCGGCCGCGACCACGAGGTAGGTGTCGTCCTCGTCGTGCCGTACGACGTCGGCGGGCGGGACGACCTCGCCGGCCACCATGTTGTCGGTGATGTCGAGCAGCGCCGAGATGAAGGTCTTGTAGCTGCCGATACCCTCGGCCAGCCACGCGTCGCGGTCCACGGACGGATCCGGCAGCTGCTTGGCGACGAACCCGCCCTTGGCTCCGACCGGCACGATGACGGTGTTCTTCACCATCTGCGCCTTGACCAGGCCGAGGATCTCGGTCCGGAAGTCCTCCTTGCGGTCGGACCAGCGCAGCCCACCGCGCGCGACCTTGCCGAACCTGAGGTGCACGCCCTCGACCCGCGGCGAGTACACCCAGATCTCGTACGCCGGACGCGGCGCCGGCAGATCGGGGATCGCCTGCGGGTCGAACTTCATGGAGACG
This genomic window from Streptomyces sp. DG2A-72 contains:
- a CDS encoding NAD-glutamate dehydrogenase, with amino-acid sequence MQTKLDEAKAELLDRAARVAENSPVGGYLPTGTTDESTSGTPDHDTVLAFLQRYYLHTAPEDLTDRDPVDIFGAAFSHYRLAENRPQGTANVRVHTPTVEENGWTCSHSVVEVVTDDMPFLVDSVTNELTRQGRGIHVVIHPQMIVRRDVTGKLIEVLTDPPAGELPHDGHTESWIHVEIDRETDRSDLKQITADLLRVLSDAREAVEDWEKMRDAALRMAEELPKEPTSDLREQEVEEARELLRWLAADHFTFLGYREYELRDDDSLAAVPGTGLGILRSDPHHASEESHPVSPSFERLPADARAKAREHKLLILTKANSRATVHRPSYLDYVGVKKFDENGEVVGERRFLGLFSSAAYTESVRRVPVIRRKVAEVLKGAGFSPNSHDGRDLLQILETYPRDELFQTPVDELRSIVTSVLYLQERRRLRLYLRQDEYGRYYSALVYLPRDRYTTGVRLRIIDILKEELGGTSVDFTAWNTESILSRLHFVVRVPQGTELPQLSDSDKERIEARLVEAARSWADGFGEALNAELGEERAAGLLRKYGNAFPEGYKADHTPRAAVADLVHLEQLTEEKNFALSLYEPVGAAPEERRFKIYRKGAPVSLSAVLPVLNRLGVEVIDERPYELRCSDRTTAWIYDFGLRMPKLAGAAGDYLGDDGRERFQEAFAATWTGKAENDGFNSLVLRAGIGWRQAMVLRAYAKYLRQAGSTFSQDYMEDTLCNNVHTTRLLVSLFEARMSPDRQRAGREIVDALLEEVDAALDQVASLDEDRILRSFLTVIKATLRTNFFQDAVGGRPHDYVSMKFDPQAIPDLPAPRPAYEIWVYSPRVEGVHLRFGKVARGGLRWSDRKEDFRTEILGLVKAQMVKNTVIVPVGAKGGFVAKQLPDPSVDRDAWLAEGIGSYKTFISALLDITDNMVAGEVVPPADVVRHDEDDTYLVVAADKGTATFSDIANEVAGSYNFWLGDAFASGGSAGYDHKGMGITARGAWESVKRHFRELGVDTQSEDFTVVGIGDMSGDVFGNGMLLSEHIRLVAAFDHRHIFIDPNPDAATGYAERRRVFELPRSSWADYNTELLSAGGGVFPRSAKSIPINGHIREALGIEGRVSKMTPADLMKAILQSPVDLLWNGGIGTYVKASTESHADVGDKANDSIRVDGADLRVKVVGEGGNLGLTQLGRIEFARHGGKINTDAIDNSAGVDTSDHEVNIKILLNSLVTDGDMTVKQRNKLLAEMTDEVGRLVLRNNYAQNTAIANALAQSKDMLHAQQRFMRHLVREGHLDRALEFLPTDRQIRERLGAGQGLTSPETAVLLAYTKITVAEELLHTSLPDDPYLRGLLYTYFPTALREKFPEHIGSHPLHREIVTTVLVNDTVNTGGTSFLHRLREETGASLEEIVRAQTAARTIFHAAAVWDGVELLDNKVEAAVQTRIRLHSRRLCERGTRWLLNNRPQPLELAETVDFFGERVEQVWSQLPKLLRGADLDWYQQIHDELTGVGVPDELATRVAGFSSAFPTLDIVLVADRMGREPLDVAEVYYDLADRLGITQLMDRIIELPRADRWQSMARAAIREDLYAAHSAVTADVLAVGNGTATPEQRFKLWEQKNAAILGRARATLEEIQGSDSFDLANLSVAMRTMRTLLRTHS